A single window of Eucalyptus grandis isolate ANBG69807.140 chromosome 1, ASM1654582v1, whole genome shotgun sequence DNA harbors:
- the LOC104448689 gene encoding uncharacterized protein LOC104448689 isoform X2: protein MPSATAATSSGTGSPQLRFALRCRGGGGCSRELSRSILVRTRARRLDRRFPRLCVGRSEASRDLGSWTGSDNGADALAGWSGSDDARGPLDSQRKRWLGGIVGAGVVLAAGITFAAIYAGKRSTLRPKPEMAPLTTQQEALLAPDDQHVELESNKKEVNLSGAGALLEDDTVAAPADIEARGSLNDVAPESASGQKGDLINDNPSGESLANFTADYKGDESLKTSSSSVLYESTKLYHTQSESTELSDSFGAHVDTILEPKAVPNNELQKLVPVSAEENHDADKIPQVSVEGINSALKEHDLNEHGSSVTESGASSDYAFVVGQEKDGQGATDESRTDFAISNSGNTFSYAGIPAPSFVSEALRVSPGKILVPSTVDQVQGQALAALQALKVIEVDVQAGDICTRREYARWLVSASSALSRDTISKVYPAMYIENVTELAFDDITPEDPDFVSIQGLAEAGLISSKLSRRDMMSSPNETEDPLYFFPESPLSRQDLVSWKMVLEKKQLPEANREGLGRVSGFIDIDKINPDAYPALVADLSAGEQGIIALAFGYTKLFQPDKPVTKAQAAIALATGEAADIVSEELARIEAETIAENAVAAHSALVAQVETDINASFEKVLSVEREKIDAVEKKAEEARLELEKLRAKREEDSIVLMKERAAVESEMVVLSRLRKEMEEQLESLMSNKIEVSYEKEKIEKLRLEAEKENQEIARLQYELEVERKALAMARTWAEDEAKRAREHAKALEEARDRWERQGIKVVVDSDLQEETSAGLTWINAGKEVSVDETVSRAETLVDKLKDMAAKVGEKSRDLINKIVQIILVFISNLKRWSSNAMERTGELRCVAVTKARISAEELQQSITNVSLDLKEGAKRLAGDCKEGVEKLTQKFKT from the exons ATGCCTTCCGCGACCGCGGCGACGTCGTCCGGCACGGGCTCCCCGCAGCTCCGATTCGCCCTGCGctgccgcggcggcggcggttgctCCCGGGAGCTGTCCCGGTCGATCCTCGTGAGGACGCGGGCGAGGAGGCTCGACCGCCGGTTCCCCCGCCTCTGCGTCGGCCGGAGCGAGGCCTCCCGGGACCTGGGGTCTTGGACCGGTTCGGACAACGGCGCGGACGCTCTGGCCGGCTGGTCCGGCTCCGACGACGCCCGGGGGCCTTTGGATTCGCAACGGAAGAGATGGCTTGGAG GGATTGTTGGAGCAGGAGTTGTTCTTGCTGCTGGAATCACATTTGCAGCAATATATGCGGGGAAGAGAAGCACTTTGA GACCTAAACCAGAGATGGCGCCCTTGACCACACAGCAGGAAGCACTGTTGGCCCCGGATGATCAGCACGTGGAGCTTGAATCCAACAAAAAAGAGGTCAATCTGAGCG GTGCTGGTGCACTCCTAGAAGATGATACTGTGGCTGCTCCAGCCGATATAGAGGCACGAGGTAGCCTCAATGACGTTGCACCAGAATCCGCATCTGGACAGAAAGGGGACCTGATTAATGATAATCCAAGCGGGGAAAGTCTCGCAAATTTCACTGCTGATTACAAGGGGGATGAGTCATTGAAAACTAGTAGTTCAAGTGTTCTATATGAATCGACTAAGCTTTATCACACCCAAAGTGAGTCTACAGAGCTGAGTGATTCATTTGGTGCACACGTAGACACTATTTTAGAACCAAAGGCTGTGCCCAACAATGAGCTGCAGAAGTTAGTTCCAGTATCTGCTGAAGAAAATCATGATGCAGACAAAATACCTCAGGTGTCGGTTGAGGGGATAAATTCAGCACTGAAGGAGCATGACTTGAATGAACATGGTTCATCTGTAACTGAATCTGGGGCATCTTCAGATTATGCATTTGTTGTTGGACAAGAAAAAGATGGGCAAGGGGCAACAGATGAAAGCAGAACAGATTTTGCAATATCAAATTCAGGAAACACCTTTTCCTATGCTGGTATACCTGCTCCATCCTTTGTTTCTGAAGCTCTACGAGTGAGTCCTGGGAAGATTTTGGTTCCTTCCACGGTTGATCAAGTTCAAGGACAGGCTTTGGCTGCATTACAAGCATTGAAG GTTATTGAAGTTGATGTCCAAGCGGGGGATATTTGTACACGTCGTGAATATGCTAGATGGTTGGTGTCAGCAAGTAGTGCTCTTTCAAG AGATACGATTTCCAAAGTTTATCCTGCCATGTACATAGAAAATGTCACTGAGCTTGCATTTGATGATATAACACCCGAAGACCCTGATTTTGTTTCCATTCAAG GTTTGGCAGAAGCTGGGCTTATCTCAAGTAAGCTTTCAAGACGAGATATGATGTCATCTCCAAATGAAACTGAGGACCCTCTCTATTTCTTTCCTGAAAG CCCATTATCGCGTCAAGATCTAGTCAGTTGGAAGATGGTCCTGGAGAAGAAACAGCTCCCCGAAGCCAACAGAGAG GGCCTGGGCCGTGTTTCTGGATTTATAGACATCGACAAGATTAACCCTGATGCATATCCTGCATTAGTAGCTGATTTGTCTGCTGGAGAACAGGGGATTATAGCCCTTGCATTTG GTTATACAAAATTGTTTCAGCCAGATAAGCCTGTTACAAAAGCCCAAGCAGCTATTGCTCTTGCGACTGGTGAAGCTGCAGACATAGTTAGTGAGGAGCTTGCACGCATTGAAGCAGAGACAATAGCAGAAAATGCTGTTGCTGCTCATAGTGCCTTAGTGGCGCAAGTTGAAACAGACATAAATGCAAGTTTTGAAAAGGTGCTctcagtagagagagagaaaattgatgCAGTGGAAAAGAAGGCTGAAGAAGCAAGgcttgaattggaaaaattacggGCTAAGAGAGAGGAAGATAGTATTGTCCTGATGAAAGAACGTGCTGCCGTGGAATCAGAGATGGTAGTTCTCTCTAGGTTgaggaaagaaatggaagaacAACTGGAAAGTCTGATGAGTAACAAGATAGAAGTATCATATgagaaggaaaagattgagaaacTTAGGTTggaagcagaaaaagaaaaccaggAAATTGCTCGCCTACAGTATGAGCTGGAGGTTGAGCGGAAAGCATTGGCAATGGCTAG GACATGGGCTGAAGATGAGGCAAAGAGAGCAAGAGAACATGCGAAAGCTCTGGAGGAGGCTAGGGATCGTTGGGAGAGACAAGGTATCAAGGTAGTCGTTGACAGTGACCTGCAAGAAGAGACTTCTGCTGGTCTCACATGGATCAATGCTGGAAAGGAGGTGTCAGTTGATGAAACTGTAAGTAGAGCTGAAACTCTGGTGGATAAGCTCAAGGATATGGCGGCAAAAGTTGGGGAGAAATCCAGAGACCTGATTAATAAGATTGTCCAGATAATACTTGTATTCATATCAAACCTGAAGAGATGGTCTTCTAATGCCATGGAGAGAACTGGAGAACTTAGATGTGTTGCTGTTACAAAAGCTAGGATATCAGCCGAAGAGTTGCAGCAAAGCATCACGAACGTGAGCCTTGACCTCAAGGAGGGGGCAAAGAGACTTGCTGGAGACTGTAAGGAAGGGGTCGAGAAACtcacccaaaaattcaagacatga
- the LOC104448689 gene encoding uncharacterized protein LOC104448689 isoform X1 translates to MPSATAATSSGTGSPQLRFALRCRGGGGCSRELSRSILVRTRARRLDRRFPRLCVGRSEASRDLGSWTGSDNGADALAGWSGSDDARGPLDSQRKRWLGGIVGAGVVLAAGITFAAIYAGKRSTLRPKPEMAPLTTQQEALLAPDDQHVELESNKKEVNLSGESGVSDDSLSIQEHNDSACGNKKQDDTDGGIQTGTYTGSENANSSSKEDDLQDDSPISDNSIAPEISLGAGALLEDDTVAAPADIEARGSLNDVAPESASGQKGDLINDNPSGESLANFTADYKGDESLKTSSSSVLYESTKLYHTQSESTELSDSFGAHVDTILEPKAVPNNELQKLVPVSAEENHDADKIPQVSVEGINSALKEHDLNEHGSSVTESGASSDYAFVVGQEKDGQGATDESRTDFAISNSGNTFSYAGIPAPSFVSEALRVSPGKILVPSTVDQVQGQALAALQALKVIEVDVQAGDICTRREYARWLVSASSALSRDTISKVYPAMYIENVTELAFDDITPEDPDFVSIQGLAEAGLISSKLSRRDMMSSPNETEDPLYFFPESPLSRQDLVSWKMVLEKKQLPEANREGLGRVSGFIDIDKINPDAYPALVADLSAGEQGIIALAFGYTKLFQPDKPVTKAQAAIALATGEAADIVSEELARIEAETIAENAVAAHSALVAQVETDINASFEKVLSVEREKIDAVEKKAEEARLELEKLRAKREEDSIVLMKERAAVESEMVVLSRLRKEMEEQLESLMSNKIEVSYEKEKIEKLRLEAEKENQEIARLQYELEVERKALAMARTWAEDEAKRAREHAKALEEARDRWERQGIKVVVDSDLQEETSAGLTWINAGKEVSVDETVSRAETLVDKLKDMAAKVGEKSRDLINKIVQIILVFISNLKRWSSNAMERTGELRCVAVTKARISAEELQQSITNVSLDLKEGAKRLAGDCKEGVEKLTQKFKT, encoded by the exons ATGCCTTCCGCGACCGCGGCGACGTCGTCCGGCACGGGCTCCCCGCAGCTCCGATTCGCCCTGCGctgccgcggcggcggcggttgctCCCGGGAGCTGTCCCGGTCGATCCTCGTGAGGACGCGGGCGAGGAGGCTCGACCGCCGGTTCCCCCGCCTCTGCGTCGGCCGGAGCGAGGCCTCCCGGGACCTGGGGTCTTGGACCGGTTCGGACAACGGCGCGGACGCTCTGGCCGGCTGGTCCGGCTCCGACGACGCCCGGGGGCCTTTGGATTCGCAACGGAAGAGATGGCTTGGAG GGATTGTTGGAGCAGGAGTTGTTCTTGCTGCTGGAATCACATTTGCAGCAATATATGCGGGGAAGAGAAGCACTTTGA GACCTAAACCAGAGATGGCGCCCTTGACCACACAGCAGGAAGCACTGTTGGCCCCGGATGATCAGCACGTGGAGCTTGAATCCAACAAAAAAGAGGTCAATCTGAGCGGTGAGTCGGGTGTGAGTGATGATTCTCTTTCCATCCAAGAACATAATGACTCTGCATGCGGAAATAAAAAGCAAGATGATACTGATGGCGGGATCCAAACTGGTACTTACACTGGTAGTGAAAATGCTAATAGTTCTTCCAAGGAAGATGATCTGCAAGATGATTCTCCCATTAGTGACAACTCAATTGCTCCTGAAATAAGTTTAGGTGCTGGTGCACTCCTAGAAGATGATACTGTGGCTGCTCCAGCCGATATAGAGGCACGAGGTAGCCTCAATGACGTTGCACCAGAATCCGCATCTGGACAGAAAGGGGACCTGATTAATGATAATCCAAGCGGGGAAAGTCTCGCAAATTTCACTGCTGATTACAAGGGGGATGAGTCATTGAAAACTAGTAGTTCAAGTGTTCTATATGAATCGACTAAGCTTTATCACACCCAAAGTGAGTCTACAGAGCTGAGTGATTCATTTGGTGCACACGTAGACACTATTTTAGAACCAAAGGCTGTGCCCAACAATGAGCTGCAGAAGTTAGTTCCAGTATCTGCTGAAGAAAATCATGATGCAGACAAAATACCTCAGGTGTCGGTTGAGGGGATAAATTCAGCACTGAAGGAGCATGACTTGAATGAACATGGTTCATCTGTAACTGAATCTGGGGCATCTTCAGATTATGCATTTGTTGTTGGACAAGAAAAAGATGGGCAAGGGGCAACAGATGAAAGCAGAACAGATTTTGCAATATCAAATTCAGGAAACACCTTTTCCTATGCTGGTATACCTGCTCCATCCTTTGTTTCTGAAGCTCTACGAGTGAGTCCTGGGAAGATTTTGGTTCCTTCCACGGTTGATCAAGTTCAAGGACAGGCTTTGGCTGCATTACAAGCATTGAAG GTTATTGAAGTTGATGTCCAAGCGGGGGATATTTGTACACGTCGTGAATATGCTAGATGGTTGGTGTCAGCAAGTAGTGCTCTTTCAAG AGATACGATTTCCAAAGTTTATCCTGCCATGTACATAGAAAATGTCACTGAGCTTGCATTTGATGATATAACACCCGAAGACCCTGATTTTGTTTCCATTCAAG GTTTGGCAGAAGCTGGGCTTATCTCAAGTAAGCTTTCAAGACGAGATATGATGTCATCTCCAAATGAAACTGAGGACCCTCTCTATTTCTTTCCTGAAAG CCCATTATCGCGTCAAGATCTAGTCAGTTGGAAGATGGTCCTGGAGAAGAAACAGCTCCCCGAAGCCAACAGAGAG GGCCTGGGCCGTGTTTCTGGATTTATAGACATCGACAAGATTAACCCTGATGCATATCCTGCATTAGTAGCTGATTTGTCTGCTGGAGAACAGGGGATTATAGCCCTTGCATTTG GTTATACAAAATTGTTTCAGCCAGATAAGCCTGTTACAAAAGCCCAAGCAGCTATTGCTCTTGCGACTGGTGAAGCTGCAGACATAGTTAGTGAGGAGCTTGCACGCATTGAAGCAGAGACAATAGCAGAAAATGCTGTTGCTGCTCATAGTGCCTTAGTGGCGCAAGTTGAAACAGACATAAATGCAAGTTTTGAAAAGGTGCTctcagtagagagagagaaaattgatgCAGTGGAAAAGAAGGCTGAAGAAGCAAGgcttgaattggaaaaattacggGCTAAGAGAGAGGAAGATAGTATTGTCCTGATGAAAGAACGTGCTGCCGTGGAATCAGAGATGGTAGTTCTCTCTAGGTTgaggaaagaaatggaagaacAACTGGAAAGTCTGATGAGTAACAAGATAGAAGTATCATATgagaaggaaaagattgagaaacTTAGGTTggaagcagaaaaagaaaaccaggAAATTGCTCGCCTACAGTATGAGCTGGAGGTTGAGCGGAAAGCATTGGCAATGGCTAG GACATGGGCTGAAGATGAGGCAAAGAGAGCAAGAGAACATGCGAAAGCTCTGGAGGAGGCTAGGGATCGTTGGGAGAGACAAGGTATCAAGGTAGTCGTTGACAGTGACCTGCAAGAAGAGACTTCTGCTGGTCTCACATGGATCAATGCTGGAAAGGAGGTGTCAGTTGATGAAACTGTAAGTAGAGCTGAAACTCTGGTGGATAAGCTCAAGGATATGGCGGCAAAAGTTGGGGAGAAATCCAGAGACCTGATTAATAAGATTGTCCAGATAATACTTGTATTCATATCAAACCTGAAGAGATGGTCTTCTAATGCCATGGAGAGAACTGGAGAACTTAGATGTGTTGCTGTTACAAAAGCTAGGATATCAGCCGAAGAGTTGCAGCAAAGCATCACGAACGTGAGCCTTGACCTCAAGGAGGGGGCAAAGAGACTTGCTGGAGACTGTAAGGAAGGGGTCGAGAAACtcacccaaaaattcaagacatga
- the LOC104448689 gene encoding uncharacterized protein LOC104448689 isoform X3, producing MAWSLLSGIVGAGVVLAAGITFAAIYAGKRSTLRPKPEMAPLTTQQEALLAPDDQHVELESNKKEVNLSGESGVSDDSLSIQEHNDSACGNKKQDDTDGGIQTGTYTGSENANSSSKEDDLQDDSPISDNSIAPEISLGAGALLEDDTVAAPADIEARGSLNDVAPESASGQKGDLINDNPSGESLANFTADYKGDESLKTSSSSVLYESTKLYHTQSESTELSDSFGAHVDTILEPKAVPNNELQKLVPVSAEENHDADKIPQVSVEGINSALKEHDLNEHGSSVTESGASSDYAFVVGQEKDGQGATDESRTDFAISNSGNTFSYAGIPAPSFVSEALRVSPGKILVPSTVDQVQGQALAALQALKVIEVDVQAGDICTRREYARWLVSASSALSRDTISKVYPAMYIENVTELAFDDITPEDPDFVSIQGLAEAGLISSKLSRRDMMSSPNETEDPLYFFPESPLSRQDLVSWKMVLEKKQLPEANREGLGRVSGFIDIDKINPDAYPALVADLSAGEQGIIALAFGYTKLFQPDKPVTKAQAAIALATGEAADIVSEELARIEAETIAENAVAAHSALVAQVETDINASFEKVLSVEREKIDAVEKKAEEARLELEKLRAKREEDSIVLMKERAAVESEMVVLSRLRKEMEEQLESLMSNKIEVSYEKEKIEKLRLEAEKENQEIARLQYELEVERKALAMARTWAEDEAKRAREHAKALEEARDRWERQGIKVVVDSDLQEETSAGLTWINAGKEVSVDETVSRAETLVDKLKDMAAKVGEKSRDLINKIVQIILVFISNLKRWSSNAMERTGELRCVAVTKARISAEELQQSITNVSLDLKEGAKRLAGDCKEGVEKLTQKFKT from the exons ATGGCTTGGAG TTTGCTTTCAGGGATTGTTGGAGCAGGAGTTGTTCTTGCTGCTGGAATCACATTTGCAGCAATATATGCGGGGAAGAGAAGCACTTTGA GACCTAAACCAGAGATGGCGCCCTTGACCACACAGCAGGAAGCACTGTTGGCCCCGGATGATCAGCACGTGGAGCTTGAATCCAACAAAAAAGAGGTCAATCTGAGCGGTGAGTCGGGTGTGAGTGATGATTCTCTTTCCATCCAAGAACATAATGACTCTGCATGCGGAAATAAAAAGCAAGATGATACTGATGGCGGGATCCAAACTGGTACTTACACTGGTAGTGAAAATGCTAATAGTTCTTCCAAGGAAGATGATCTGCAAGATGATTCTCCCATTAGTGACAACTCAATTGCTCCTGAAATAAGTTTAGGTGCTGGTGCACTCCTAGAAGATGATACTGTGGCTGCTCCAGCCGATATAGAGGCACGAGGTAGCCTCAATGACGTTGCACCAGAATCCGCATCTGGACAGAAAGGGGACCTGATTAATGATAATCCAAGCGGGGAAAGTCTCGCAAATTTCACTGCTGATTACAAGGGGGATGAGTCATTGAAAACTAGTAGTTCAAGTGTTCTATATGAATCGACTAAGCTTTATCACACCCAAAGTGAGTCTACAGAGCTGAGTGATTCATTTGGTGCACACGTAGACACTATTTTAGAACCAAAGGCTGTGCCCAACAATGAGCTGCAGAAGTTAGTTCCAGTATCTGCTGAAGAAAATCATGATGCAGACAAAATACCTCAGGTGTCGGTTGAGGGGATAAATTCAGCACTGAAGGAGCATGACTTGAATGAACATGGTTCATCTGTAACTGAATCTGGGGCATCTTCAGATTATGCATTTGTTGTTGGACAAGAAAAAGATGGGCAAGGGGCAACAGATGAAAGCAGAACAGATTTTGCAATATCAAATTCAGGAAACACCTTTTCCTATGCTGGTATACCTGCTCCATCCTTTGTTTCTGAAGCTCTACGAGTGAGTCCTGGGAAGATTTTGGTTCCTTCCACGGTTGATCAAGTTCAAGGACAGGCTTTGGCTGCATTACAAGCATTGAAG GTTATTGAAGTTGATGTCCAAGCGGGGGATATTTGTACACGTCGTGAATATGCTAGATGGTTGGTGTCAGCAAGTAGTGCTCTTTCAAG AGATACGATTTCCAAAGTTTATCCTGCCATGTACATAGAAAATGTCACTGAGCTTGCATTTGATGATATAACACCCGAAGACCCTGATTTTGTTTCCATTCAAG GTTTGGCAGAAGCTGGGCTTATCTCAAGTAAGCTTTCAAGACGAGATATGATGTCATCTCCAAATGAAACTGAGGACCCTCTCTATTTCTTTCCTGAAAG CCCATTATCGCGTCAAGATCTAGTCAGTTGGAAGATGGTCCTGGAGAAGAAACAGCTCCCCGAAGCCAACAGAGAG GGCCTGGGCCGTGTTTCTGGATTTATAGACATCGACAAGATTAACCCTGATGCATATCCTGCATTAGTAGCTGATTTGTCTGCTGGAGAACAGGGGATTATAGCCCTTGCATTTG GTTATACAAAATTGTTTCAGCCAGATAAGCCTGTTACAAAAGCCCAAGCAGCTATTGCTCTTGCGACTGGTGAAGCTGCAGACATAGTTAGTGAGGAGCTTGCACGCATTGAAGCAGAGACAATAGCAGAAAATGCTGTTGCTGCTCATAGTGCCTTAGTGGCGCAAGTTGAAACAGACATAAATGCAAGTTTTGAAAAGGTGCTctcagtagagagagagaaaattgatgCAGTGGAAAAGAAGGCTGAAGAAGCAAGgcttgaattggaaaaattacggGCTAAGAGAGAGGAAGATAGTATTGTCCTGATGAAAGAACGTGCTGCCGTGGAATCAGAGATGGTAGTTCTCTCTAGGTTgaggaaagaaatggaagaacAACTGGAAAGTCTGATGAGTAACAAGATAGAAGTATCATATgagaaggaaaagattgagaaacTTAGGTTggaagcagaaaaagaaaaccaggAAATTGCTCGCCTACAGTATGAGCTGGAGGTTGAGCGGAAAGCATTGGCAATGGCTAG GACATGGGCTGAAGATGAGGCAAAGAGAGCAAGAGAACATGCGAAAGCTCTGGAGGAGGCTAGGGATCGTTGGGAGAGACAAGGTATCAAGGTAGTCGTTGACAGTGACCTGCAAGAAGAGACTTCTGCTGGTCTCACATGGATCAATGCTGGAAAGGAGGTGTCAGTTGATGAAACTGTAAGTAGAGCTGAAACTCTGGTGGATAAGCTCAAGGATATGGCGGCAAAAGTTGGGGAGAAATCCAGAGACCTGATTAATAAGATTGTCCAGATAATACTTGTATTCATATCAAACCTGAAGAGATGGTCTTCTAATGCCATGGAGAGAACTGGAGAACTTAGATGTGTTGCTGTTACAAAAGCTAGGATATCAGCCGAAGAGTTGCAGCAAAGCATCACGAACGTGAGCCTTGACCTCAAGGAGGGGGCAAAGAGACTTGCTGGAGACTGTAAGGAAGGGGTCGAGAAACtcacccaaaaattcaagacatga
- the LOC104448671 gene encoding uncharacterized protein LOC104448671: protein MSLVCGLPLLECVYCLACARWAWKRCLHTAGHDSETWGHASAGEFEPVPRICRYILSVYEEDLRHPLWEPQGGYGINPDWLILRKDYADTQGRAPPYILYVDHNHADIVLAFRGLNLAKESDYAVLLDNRLGKRKFDGGYVHNGLLKAAGWVLDAECEVLKELVEKYPNYTLTFAGHSLGSGVAALLTMVAVRNLDKLGNIERKRVRCYAMAPARCMSLNLAVRYADVINSVVLQDDFLPRTATPLEDIFKSLFCLPCLLCLRCMRDTCIPEEKMLKDPRRLYAPGRLYHIVERRPFKMGRFPPVVRTAVPVDGRFEHIVLSCNATSDHAIVWIEREAQRALDLMFEKDHIMEIPVKQRMERQETIVKEHTEEYKAALKRAVTLDVPHAYAPSQYGTFDEQEEGQDPYKSDGASSAGSSKREKKSESWDVLIERLFDKDESGHRIFKKSQHQED, encoded by the exons ATGTCGTTGGTATGCGGCCTCCCTCTCCTCGAGTGTGTCTACTGTCTGGCGTGCGCTCGTTGGGCATGGAAGCGGTGTCTCCATACTGCAGGTCATGATAGCGAAACTTGGGGCCATGCCAGTGCTGGAGAATTCGAGCCTGTTCCTCGCATTTGCCGCTACATACTATCTGTTTATGAAGAAGATTTGCGGCACCCCCTTTGGGAACCCCAAGGAGGTTATGGAATAAACCCGGATTGGTTGATTCTGAGAAAAGATTATGCAGATACACAAGGACGGGCGCCTCCCTATATACTGTATGTTGATCACAATCATGCAGACATAGTTCTTGCCTTTAGGGGTTTAAACTTGGCCAAAGAGAGTGATTATGCAGTGCTCTTGGATAATAGACTGGGGAAAAGGAAGTTTGATGGTGGTTATGTTCATAATGGGTTACTAAAGGCAGCAGGATGGGTATTGGATGCAGAATGCGAGGTCTTGAAGGAATTGGTGGAGAAGTACCCTAATTACACACTGACTTTTGCTGGACATTCATTGGGTTCTGGTGTTGCAGCATTGTTGACGATGGTGGCTGTGAGAAATCTTGACAAGCTAGGTAATATCGAAAGGAAGCGAGTCAGATGCTATGCCATGGCACCTGCCCGGTGCATGTCCCTGAACTTGGCAGTCAGATATGCGGATGTCATCAACTCTGTCGTGCTCCAG GATGATTTTTTACCACGAACAGCTACACCCTTGGAAGACATCTTCAAGTCACTTTTCTG TTTGCCGTGCCTCCTGTGCTTGAGGTGCATGAGGGATACCTGTATTCCAGAGGAAAAGATGCTGAAAGATCCCAGAAGACTTTATGCACCCGGTCGCCTCTATCATATAGTTGAGAGAAGGCCTTTCAA GATGGGACGATTTCCCCCAGTTGTAAGGACAGCAGTGCCTGTGGATGGGAGGTTTGAGCACATAGTTCTGTCTTGCAATGCGACTTCTGACCATGCCATCGTatggatagagagagaggccCAGAGGGCTCTTGAT CTGATGTTTGAGAAAGATCATATCATGGAAATTCCAGTAAAGCAACGGATGGAGCGGCAGGAAACAATAGTCAAAGAACACACAGAGGAGTACAAGGCTGCTTTGAAGAGGGCAGTCACTTTGGATGTTCCACATGCTTATGCACCTTCTCAATATGGCACTTTCGATGAGCAGGAAGAAGGGCAAGATCCGTACAAATCCGACGGTGCCTCATCCGCTGGCTCatccaaaagggaaaaaaagagtgaAAGCTGGGATGTACTGATTGAGCGGCTCTTCGACAAGGATGAATCAGGTCACAGGATTTTTAAGAAATCTCAACATCAAGAAGATTGA
- the LOC104448679 gene encoding 60S ribosomal protein L36-2, with the protein MAPKQPSTGLFVGLNKGHIVTKKELAPRPSDRKGKSSKRVHFVRSLIREVAGFAPYEKRITELLKVGKDKRALKVAKRKLGTHKRAKKKREEMSSVLRKMRSTGGGEKKK; encoded by the exons ATGGCTCCGAAGCAGCCAAGCACCGGCCTTTTCGTTGGGTTGAATAAGGGTCACATTGTGACCAAGAAGGAATTGGCGCCACGTCCTTCTGATCGCAAAGGA AAATCAAGCAAGAGAGTCCACTTCGTGAGGAGCTTGATCAGGGAAGTTGCTGGATTTGCACCGTATGAGAAGAGAATCACTGAGCTTTTGAAAGTTGGAAAGGACAAGCGAGCTTTGAAGGTAGCTAAGAGAAAGCTGGGCACCCACAAGAGGGCAAAGAAGAAGCGTGAGGAGATGTCCAGTGTTCTCAGAAAGATGAG GTCTACTGGAGGCGGTGAGAAAAAGAAGTGA